The following are encoded in a window of Methylicorpusculum oleiharenae genomic DNA:
- a CDS encoding nuclear transport factor 2 family protein: MTAYPREELEEMVERWLQANRNAEKEGNWPKYLGAMYTDDAEYRWNIGPNEEFVARSRKEIEEWALGVQMEGFEEWRYPYHRILIDEKQGEVIGLWRQVSPALREDGSHYEVAGIGGSWFRYGGNYKWEWQRDFFDLGNVKALFFELAADGKLDPAVKRKIGKLAKGQLLPGHERLRAQPGLWKKLKGLMAMVRIALFNQ, encoded by the coding sequence ATGACCGCATATCCCAGAGAAGAACTTGAAGAAATGGTTGAGCGCTGGTTACAAGCAAATCGTAACGCTGAAAAAGAAGGTAATTGGCCCAAATACTTGGGGGCAATGTATACCGATGATGCAGAATACCGCTGGAATATCGGCCCTAATGAAGAGTTCGTTGCGCGTAGCCGTAAAGAGATAGAAGAATGGGCTTTAGGCGTGCAAATGGAAGGCTTTGAAGAATGGCGTTATCCCTATCACCGCATTTTAATCGACGAAAAGCAGGGCGAAGTCATCGGTTTGTGGCGTCAGGTATCACCGGCTCTTCGAGAAGATGGATCGCATTATGAAGTAGCAGGAATAGGTGGCTCCTGGTTTCGGTATGGGGGCAATTACAAATGGGAATGGCAACGTGATTTTTTTGACTTGGGCAATGTGAAAGCCTTGTTTTTTGAATTAGCTGCAGACGGTAAACTAGATCCCGCCGTGAAAAGAAAAATAGGCAAATTGGCCAAAGGGCAATTACTACCCGGTCATGAGCGTTTGCGGGCACAACCTGGTTTATGGAAAAAACTGAAAGGTCTTATGGCAATGGTCCGTATCGCTCTATTCAATCAATAA
- a CDS encoding cytochrome P450, translated as MTTTNTEKPDSTGKVPPKMPRSLPLLGNMLEFGKNPFSYMMELRKTLGEIGEFRMFHQKMVLMTGPEANEAFFRAPDAQLDQSQAYKIMTPIFGKGVVFDAPPHKKDQQLKMLMPVLRDKPMRGYAQVIVQEVEQMIAGWGDAGEIDLLEFMKELTIYTSSHCLLGDEFRYELNEEFAKIYHDLEKGVNPLAFVFPYLPLPVFRRRDRARARLQELVTGIIAKRAQKAEKSEDAFQLLIDAKYDDGSGLSAHEITGMLIGTIFAGHHTTAGTAAWTLLELARRPGYMVEVLNELDAHFGVDGEVTFQSLREIPILENVIKEVLRLHPPLIFLIRKVMQDFHFKDYTVKAGKYVCASPRVSHRIPDVFPDPEKFDPDRYSETRQEDAKPFSWIAFGGGKHKCSGNAFAMLQLKAIFSILLRRYTFELIDDKDTYQDDFTQMVVQPVSPCRVRYIKRTDLKSAADQSTNVVVHEHTQPTSPSFQIKIDRELCQGHATCMTEAPELFHVDDAGTVTVLQENPMLDLLVKARQAEKYCPTKAISVVSTELNHYEEKE; from the coding sequence ATGACTACAACGAATACCGAAAAACCAGATTCGACAGGCAAAGTGCCGCCTAAAATGCCTCGCTCTTTGCCTCTGTTAGGTAACATGCTCGAATTCGGAAAAAATCCTTTCAGCTATATGATGGAGCTTAGAAAAACACTGGGGGAAATCGGTGAATTTCGTATGTTTCATCAAAAAATGGTTCTGATGACCGGCCCTGAAGCGAATGAGGCGTTTTTTCGCGCGCCTGATGCGCAGCTCGATCAAAGCCAGGCCTATAAAATCATGACGCCTATTTTTGGCAAGGGTGTAGTTTTTGACGCGCCTCCGCATAAAAAAGATCAGCAGCTTAAAATGCTTATGCCGGTATTGCGTGACAAACCGATGCGCGGCTATGCTCAGGTGATCGTCCAGGAAGTGGAGCAAATGATTGCCGGCTGGGGCGATGCCGGCGAAATTGATTTGCTTGAGTTCATGAAAGAACTCACCATTTACACCTCCAGCCACTGTCTGCTGGGTGATGAATTTCGTTATGAGCTCAATGAAGAATTTGCCAAGATTTATCATGATCTTGAAAAAGGCGTTAATCCTCTGGCCTTTGTTTTTCCCTATTTGCCTTTACCCGTGTTTCGCCGACGAGATAGAGCACGCGCCAGATTGCAAGAATTAGTTACCGGCATTATTGCCAAAAGAGCGCAGAAAGCTGAAAAAAGCGAAGATGCGTTTCAATTGCTCATTGATGCCAAATACGACGACGGCAGCGGCTTATCGGCTCATGAAATAACAGGCATGTTGATCGGCACTATCTTCGCCGGGCATCACACTACAGCAGGCACTGCAGCCTGGACGCTTCTGGAATTGGCGCGCCGGCCTGGCTATATGGTTGAAGTTTTGAATGAACTGGATGCGCATTTTGGCGTAGATGGTGAAGTCACTTTTCAATCTTTACGGGAAATTCCTATACTGGAAAATGTGATTAAAGAGGTGTTGCGCCTACATCCACCCTTGATTTTTTTAATCCGTAAAGTGATGCAGGATTTTCACTTTAAAGATTATACCGTCAAGGCCGGAAAATACGTCTGCGCTTCCCCTCGCGTGTCGCATCGCATCCCGGATGTTTTTCCTGATCCGGAAAAATTTGATCCTGACCGTTATTCGGAAACACGCCAGGAGGACGCAAAGCCCTTCAGCTGGATTGCCTTCGGCGGCGGCAAACACAAATGTTCCGGTAACGCATTTGCAATGTTGCAACTGAAAGCCATTTTTAGCATACTTTTGCGCCGCTACACCTTTGAATTGATTGACGACAAGGATACTTATCAGGATGATTTTACCCAAATGGTCGTGCAGCCAGTTTCTCCCTGCCGTGTTCGCTACATAAAACGAACAGACCTTAAATCTGCTGCTGATCAATCAACGAACGTTGTTGTTCATGAACACACGCAGCCAACAAGTCCGAGCTTTCAAATCAAAATAGATAGGGAGCTCTGCCAGGGACATGCAACCTGCATGACAGAGGCACCGGAACTTTTTCATGTTGACGATGCCGGCACTGTAACCGTTCTGCAAGAAAACCCCATGCTGGATTTGCTGGTAAAAGCCCGGCAAGCCGAAAAATATTGCCCAACCAAGGCAATTAGTGTGGTTTCAACTGAACTCAACCACTATGAAGAAAAAGAATGA